One region of Xyrauchen texanus isolate HMW12.3.18 chromosome 11, RBS_HiC_50CHRs, whole genome shotgun sequence genomic DNA includes:
- the ints12 gene encoding integrator complex subunit 12 codes for MAGTVSFELDPMFLKGLGYLHSKSKDSAEKLKALLDESLCRTTLKEPEINKVPLPKMTKQDSKPTSSSSSSSSSSSSSSSSSSSNKPNISEKTKKEGEKRSLEKIRVESGDGVEPPKKPRVEKQDSHSSPVAFQTKDIPMPDFTDNDETNADDFAMEMGLACVVCRQMTVTSGNQLVECQECHNLYHQECHKPQVTDKDVNDPRLVWYCARCTRQMKRMAQKTQKPPQKPAPPLAAAAAAAPMMKDPLVKKAELKPKPETFQAFKRTEVKTSAASVNSSSTSSSLPPGSGLTGWAAFTKTSNVGPSTTKLSTSQPGGSKSTPPPSGSKPVGLSALASVKPSLATKPSGGSSGGNGNGNNGSSMVPTKPAPPLAHGKQVLSRSTSGDSLGKMTVTGSLSPGATPATSLGGNGGSGSNGGGNGGNSGSSSSNNNNNGAKASADGKMPTSQESQLNAMKRLQMVKKKAAQKKLKK; via the exons ATGGCTGGAACAGTGAGTTTCGAACTGGACCCCATGTTTCTGAAAGGACTGGGGTACCTTCACTCCAAGAGCAAAGACTCTGCAGAGAAACTCAAGGCCCTGTTGGATGAGTCTTTATGCAGGACAACACTGAAG GAACCTGAAATTAACAAAGTGCCATTACCAAAAATGACCAAACAAGACTCCAAACCCACCTCCagttcatcgtcatcatcatcatcatcatcctcatcatcatccagcagcagcagcaataaACCAAACATCTCAGAGAAGACCAAGAAAGAGGGCGAGAAAAGATCCTTGGAAAAG ATTAGGGTTGAGTCTGGGGATGGAGTGGAGCCACCAAAAAAACCTCGTGTTGAAAAGCAGGACAGCCATTCGTCTCCAGTTGCTTTTCAAACCAAGGATATTCCCATGCCAGACTTCACGGACAACGATGAAACCAACGCGGATGACTTTGCCATGGAAATGGGCCTTGCTTGTGTGGTTTGTCG ACAAATGACTGTGACATCCGGCAATCAACTAGTGGAGTGTCAAGAATGTCATAATCTGTACCATCAGGAGTGTCACAAACCTCAGGTTACTGACAAGGATGTCAACGACCCACGACTGGTGTGGTACTGTGCCCGATGCACCAGGCAAATGAAGCGAATG GCCCAGAAGACCCAGAAACCTCCACAGAAACCAGCTCCTCctttagcagcagcagcagcagctgcacCGATGATGAAAGATCCGCTAGTAAAGAAGGCTGAGCTTAAACCCAAACCTGAAACATTCCAAGCCTTCAAGAGAACAGAGGTGAAG ACGTCTGCAGCGTCCGTGAACTCCTCCAGCACTAGCTCGTCGTTGCCCCCAGGCAGTGGCCTTACAGGATGGGCCGCCTTTACCAAGACCTCAAATGTAGGACCTTCCACTACCAAGTTAAGCACCAGTCAGCCAGGTGGTAGTAAATCTACCCCACCTCCCTCAGGCTCCAAACCTGTGGGACTCTCTGCACTGGCCAGTGTTAAACCAAGTTTGGCCACCAAACCATCAGGAGGCAGCAGTGGCGGAAATGGTAATGGAAACAACGGCTCCAGCATGGTGCCCACGAAACCAGCCCCTCCACTCGCACATGGCAAGCAGGTGTTAAGCCGCTCAACAAGTGGAGACAGCCTGGGGAAAATGACAGTGACTGGATCTTTATCACCTGGGGCAACACCCGCCACCAGCCTGGGAGGCAATGGTGGGTCAGGAAGCAATGGAGGGGGCAATGGGGGCAACAGTGGTAGCAGTAGTAGCAACAATAATAACAATGGGGCAAAAGCCTCAGCTGATGGCAAGATGCCCACTTCCCAGGAGTCTCAGCTCAATGCGATGAAACGCCTGCAGATGGTGAAGAAAAAAGCAGCACAGAAGAAACTGAAGAAATGA
- the g3bp2a gene encoding ras GTPase-activating protein-binding protein 2 isoform X1 translates to MVMEKPSPLLVGREFVRQYYTLLNKAPDFLHRFYGQNSSYVHGGLDSNGKLSEAVYGQAEIHKMVMSLKFSECHTKIQHVDAHATLSDGVVVQVMGELSNNGQPMRKFLQTFVLAPEGSVTNKFYVHNDIFRYEDEVFGDSEAELDEESEEETDELEEPDTASNANYCEPHPVSSINGVEETLVKPPLELDSEAAPEPKLKELKFKAEEKVPEEFEEEAPSPVPVESPQNIQETPKTFSWASVTSKNLPLSGTVPTSGGSAHAVKAPNSQSRVEAKPETSSASIRPRDQRVSDRPSVSSRGTRSDGSSAESQTGKPYFSFINKGRGDESGEMDGRRVVRYPDSHQLFVGNLPHDIDERELKDCFMTFGNVVELRINTKGTGGKLPNFGFVVFDDSEPVQRILGVKPIMFRGEVRLNVEEKKTKVTRERDTRGGEDRRDPRRGDRGPAGPRGVAGSGMMRERDGRGPPSRGATLPKPAVVSGRGTGTNEGRFTAQRR, encoded by the exons ATGGTGATGGAGAAGCCCAGTCCCCTGCTGGTAGGGCGGGAGTTTGTGAGACAGTATTACACACTGCTCAATAAAGCACCAGACTTCCTGCACAG ATTTTATGGGCAAAACTCATCCTATGTCCACGGTGGACTGGATTCCAATGGAAAGCTGTCGGAGGCAGTCTATGGGCAAGCT GAGATTCATAAGATGGTAATGTCCTTGAAATTCAGTGAGTGCCACACAAAAATTCAGCATGTGGATGCCCATGCCACTCTGAGTGACGGTGTGGTTGTCCAGGTGATGGGAGAGCTTTCCAATAATGGACAGCCGATGAGGAAGTTCCTGCAGACATTTGTGCTGGCCCCAGAG GGTTCTGTGACCAATAAGTTTTATGTTCACAACGACATCTTCCGTTATGAGGATGAGGTCTTTGGGGACTCTGAGGCTGAACTGGATGAAG AGTCAGAAGAAGAGACCGATGAGCTGGAAGAACCCGACACTGCCAGTAATGCTAATTACTGTGAACCCCATCCTGTGAG CAGTATCAATGGTGTGGAAGAGACTCTCGTGAAACCACCTCTGGAACTGGACTCTGAAGCAGCCCCAGAACCCAAGCTCAAGGAACTGAAGTTCAAGGCTGAAGAGAAGGTTCCAGAAGAGTTTGAGGAGGAGGCCCCGTCCCCTGTTCCTGTGGAATCACCACAGAACATACAAGAAACACCTAAA ACGTTCTCTTGGGCTTCTGTGACGAGCAAAAATCTTCCTCTCAGTGGGACTGTGCCAACCTCTGGAGGTTCAGCGCATGCTGTGAAAGCACCAAACTCTCAG TCCAGAGTTGAGGCCAAGCCAGAGACGTCGTCGGCTTCAATTCGCCCGCGTGACCAACGCGTCAGTGACCGACCTTCTGTAAGCTCAAGAGGGACTAGATCTG ATGGCAGCTCTGCAGAATCTCAAACTGGGAAACCGTATTTCAGCTTCATAAATAAAG GACGAGGCGATGAGTCCGGTGAAATGGACGGCAGAAGGGTCGTCCGGTATCCAGACAGTCATCAACTCTTTGTTGGAAATCTCCCTCATGACATCGATGAGCGTGAACTCAAAGACTGCTTCATGA CGTTTGGGAATGTTGTTGAGTTACGGATCAACACCAAAGGCACTGGAGGAAAGCTGCCGAACTTTGGCTTTGTTGTCTTCGATGACTCTGAACCGGTGCAAAGAATTCTAGGAGTCAAA CCGATCATGTTCCGTGGCGAGGTACGCCTTAACGTGGAGGAGAAAAAGACGAAGGTCACGCGTGAGCGGGACACTCGAGGTGGAGAAGATCGCAGGGACCCGAGGCGTGGCGATCGTGGCCCAGCGGGACCACGTGGCGTTGCTGGGAGCGGTATGATGCGAGAACGGGACGGCAGGGGACCACCTTCACGAGGTGCCACTTTACCCAAACCAGCAGTGGTGTCTGGGAGAGGCACGGGTACAAACGAGGGCCGTTTTACCGCTCAGCGGCGTTGA
- the g3bp2a gene encoding ras GTPase-activating protein-binding protein 2 isoform X2, with translation MVMEKPSPLLVGREFVRQYYTLLNKAPDFLHRFYGQNSSYVHGGLDSNGKLSEAVYGQAEIHKMVMSLKFSECHTKIQHVDAHATLSDGVVVQVMGELSNNGQPMRKFLQTFVLAPEGSVTNKFYVHNDIFRYEDEVFGDSEAELDEESEEETDELEEPDTASNANYCEPHPVSINGVEETLVKPPLELDSEAAPEPKLKELKFKAEEKVPEEFEEEAPSPVPVESPQNIQETPKTFSWASVTSKNLPLSGTVPTSGGSAHAVKAPNSQSRVEAKPETSSASIRPRDQRVSDRPSVSSRGTRSDGSSAESQTGKPYFSFINKGRGDESGEMDGRRVVRYPDSHQLFVGNLPHDIDERELKDCFMTFGNVVELRINTKGTGGKLPNFGFVVFDDSEPVQRILGVKPIMFRGEVRLNVEEKKTKVTRERDTRGGEDRRDPRRGDRGPAGPRGVAGSGMMRERDGRGPPSRGATLPKPAVVSGRGTGTNEGRFTAQRR, from the exons ATGGTGATGGAGAAGCCCAGTCCCCTGCTGGTAGGGCGGGAGTTTGTGAGACAGTATTACACACTGCTCAATAAAGCACCAGACTTCCTGCACAG ATTTTATGGGCAAAACTCATCCTATGTCCACGGTGGACTGGATTCCAATGGAAAGCTGTCGGAGGCAGTCTATGGGCAAGCT GAGATTCATAAGATGGTAATGTCCTTGAAATTCAGTGAGTGCCACACAAAAATTCAGCATGTGGATGCCCATGCCACTCTGAGTGACGGTGTGGTTGTCCAGGTGATGGGAGAGCTTTCCAATAATGGACAGCCGATGAGGAAGTTCCTGCAGACATTTGTGCTGGCCCCAGAG GGTTCTGTGACCAATAAGTTTTATGTTCACAACGACATCTTCCGTTATGAGGATGAGGTCTTTGGGGACTCTGAGGCTGAACTGGATGAAG AGTCAGAAGAAGAGACCGATGAGCTGGAAGAACCCGACACTGCCAGTAATGCTAATTACTGTGAACCCCATCCTGTGAG TATCAATGGTGTGGAAGAGACTCTCGTGAAACCACCTCTGGAACTGGACTCTGAAGCAGCCCCAGAACCCAAGCTCAAGGAACTGAAGTTCAAGGCTGAAGAGAAGGTTCCAGAAGAGTTTGAGGAGGAGGCCCCGTCCCCTGTTCCTGTGGAATCACCACAGAACATACAAGAAACACCTAAA ACGTTCTCTTGGGCTTCTGTGACGAGCAAAAATCTTCCTCTCAGTGGGACTGTGCCAACCTCTGGAGGTTCAGCGCATGCTGTGAAAGCACCAAACTCTCAG TCCAGAGTTGAGGCCAAGCCAGAGACGTCGTCGGCTTCAATTCGCCCGCGTGACCAACGCGTCAGTGACCGACCTTCTGTAAGCTCAAGAGGGACTAGATCTG ATGGCAGCTCTGCAGAATCTCAAACTGGGAAACCGTATTTCAGCTTCATAAATAAAG GACGAGGCGATGAGTCCGGTGAAATGGACGGCAGAAGGGTCGTCCGGTATCCAGACAGTCATCAACTCTTTGTTGGAAATCTCCCTCATGACATCGATGAGCGTGAACTCAAAGACTGCTTCATGA CGTTTGGGAATGTTGTTGAGTTACGGATCAACACCAAAGGCACTGGAGGAAAGCTGCCGAACTTTGGCTTTGTTGTCTTCGATGACTCTGAACCGGTGCAAAGAATTCTAGGAGTCAAA CCGATCATGTTCCGTGGCGAGGTACGCCTTAACGTGGAGGAGAAAAAGACGAAGGTCACGCGTGAGCGGGACACTCGAGGTGGAGAAGATCGCAGGGACCCGAGGCGTGGCGATCGTGGCCCAGCGGGACCACGTGGCGTTGCTGGGAGCGGTATGATGCGAGAACGGGACGGCAGGGGACCACCTTCACGAGGTGCCACTTTACCCAAACCAGCAGTGGTGTCTGGGAGAGGCACGGGTACAAACGAGGGCCGTTTTACCGCTCAGCGGCGTTGA